The window GCACCTGGGCCGGTATCGACCGCATGCTGGCCGACTCCGCCCTGCCCGAGGCGGCCCGCGAACTCGCTCGGCGCATCTTCCGCCGGGTCGGCGAAGCGGAAGCCAAGGTTCACGGCGTGCCCCTGGAGACGGTGCATTTCCACGAGGTCGGCGCGGTCGATTCCATCGTCGACATCGTCGGCGCGGCCGTCGGCTTGACCCTACTCGGCGTCGAACAGGTGGTCTGCGGACCGCTGCCGATGTCCCAAGGCACGGTGCTCTGCGCCCACGGCGCCATCCCCCTGCCGGCGCCGGCGACCCTGGAAATCCTCAAAGGGTTGCCGATCATCGACGGGCAATGCGACAAGGAACTGGTCACCCCCACCGGCGCCGCCATCGCCGCCGAAATCGCCGAATTTGGCCCGCTGCCGGCCATGACCCTGGAAACGGTCGGCTACGGCGTCGGCGGCCGCGACCTGCCCGACCGCCCCAATCTGCTGCGGGGACTGCTCGGGGAAACGACGGAAAATGGAGAAATCGACCGGGTCGTCGTGCTCGAAACCCACCTCGACGACACCACGCCGGAAGTCCTCGGCTTTCTCATGGAACGCCTGCTCGCCGCCGGCGCCTTCGATGTCGGCTACAGTCCCTTGCAGATGAAGAAAAACCGTCCCGGCCTGCGCGTCACCGTCGTCGCCCCGCCGCCCTTGGCGGATCGCCTCGCCCGCTTGCTGCTCAGGGAGAGCAGCGCCATCGGCGTGCGCCGTTACGAAACCGAACGCCTCAAGCTGCGCCGCGACAGCGCCACCGTCGCCACCGAACTCGGCGAAGCTGCGGTCAAGCTCATCTACGAAGGAGAAAAACTGCTGCGCGTCAGCGCCGAATACGCCAGCTGCCGCGCCCTCGCCGAAGCCTCGGGCCGCCCTCTGCCGGAAGTCTACCGGCTGGTGGAACGGGCGGCAGAGGCGTTTTTCCCTGTGTAAATACCTCCTACGAGAACCTTGAATGAATATTGGACTATCGGATATCCAGAAAGAACTTTCCCGAATCGAAAAGGAAAACCGGGTTCGTATTCTTTATGCTGTGGAATCGGGCAGCCGCGCCTGGGGGTTCGCCTCGCGGGATAGTGATTTTGATGTGCGCTTCATCTACATTCATCCGCTGAACTGGTATCTCGCCATCGACCGACAGCGGGATGTCATCGAGGAGCCGATCAGCGGCCAGCTCGACATCAGCGGCTGGGAACTTTCCAAGGCGCTGCGGCTGTTCCGCAAATCCAATCCC of the Desulfuromonas acetexigens genome contains:
- the larC gene encoding nickel pincer cofactor biosynthesis protein LarC, yielding MKTLYLDPISGISGDMMLGLLVDLGVELSAIESELCKLPVSGYALEARREARRGITGCRVHVTIDEHHHHRTWAGIDRMLADSALPEAARELARRIFRRVGEAEAKVHGVPLETVHFHEVGAVDSIVDIVGAAVGLTLLGVEQVVCGPLPMSQGTVLCAHGAIPLPAPATLEILKGLPIIDGQCDKELVTPTGAAIAAEIAEFGPLPAMTLETVGYGVGGRDLPDRPNLLRGLLGETTENGEIDRVVVLETHLDDTTPEVLGFLMERLLAAGAFDVGYSPLQMKKNRPGLRVTVVAPPPLADRLARLLLRESSAIGVRRYETERLKLRRDSATVATELGEAAVKLIYEGEKLLRVSAEYASCRALAEASGRPLPEVYRLVERAAEAFFPV